A stretch of the Tardiphaga sp. 709 genome encodes the following:
- a CDS encoding adenosine kinase yields MTSAKYDVLGIGNAIFDVLVQADDKFLAAHEMTKGGMSLIDEARATAIYKAMGPATEMSGGSAANTIVGLASLGARAAYVGKVKDDQIGTLYTHDIRAAGVAFDTKPATGGPATGCSYILVTPDGERTMNTYLGAAQDLTPDDIDAAAVAASSIVYLEGYLWDPASAKEAFVKASKIAHDAKRQVALTLSDAFCVGRYRAEFLDLMRSGTVDLIFANEAELTSLYETTDFDAALKQLGQDIKLGVVTRSEKGCVVTSSDGVVAVPAHKIEKLVDTTGAGDLFAAGFLFGLVRNAGYENAGKLGAMAAAEVIQHIGARPQVSLKDLAGKNGLPV; encoded by the coding sequence ATGACCTCAGCAAAATATGACGTGCTCGGAATCGGCAACGCGATTTTCGATGTGCTGGTGCAGGCCGACGACAAGTTTCTCGCCGCGCATGAGATGACCAAGGGCGGTATGTCGCTGATCGACGAAGCCCGCGCCACCGCGATTTACAAGGCGATGGGCCCTGCCACCGAAATGTCCGGCGGTTCGGCCGCCAATACCATCGTCGGCCTCGCCAGCCTCGGCGCCCGCGCGGCCTATGTCGGCAAGGTCAAGGATGACCAGATCGGCACGCTCTATACCCACGACATCCGTGCGGCCGGCGTTGCGTTCGACACCAAACCCGCCACCGGCGGTCCGGCCACCGGCTGTTCCTACATCCTGGTGACGCCCGATGGCGAGCGCACCATGAACACCTATCTCGGTGCTGCGCAGGATCTGACGCCCGACGATATTGACGCCGCTGCGGTCGCGGCCTCGTCGATCGTCTATCTCGAAGGTTATTTGTGGGATCCCGCCAGCGCCAAGGAAGCCTTCGTGAAGGCCTCGAAGATCGCCCATGACGCCAAGCGTCAGGTCGCATTGACGCTGTCGGACGCGTTCTGCGTTGGTCGTTATCGCGCCGAGTTTCTCGACCTGATGCGTTCGGGCACCGTCGATCTCATCTTCGCGAACGAGGCCGAACTGACCTCGCTTTACGAAACCACGGATTTCGATGCGGCGCTCAAGCAGCTCGGCCAGGACATCAAGCTCGGCGTCGTCACCCGCAGCGAGAAGGGCTGTGTCGTGACATCGAGCGATGGCGTCGTTGCAGTGCCTGCACACAAGATCGAGAAGCTCGTCGATACCACCGGTGCAGGCGATCTGTTCGCGGCGGGCTTCCTGTTCGGCCTGGTGCGCAACGCCGGGTATGAGAATGCCGGCAAGCTCGGCGCGATGGCCGCCGCTGAGGTCATCCAGCATATCGGCGCGCGTCCCCAGGTTTCGCTGAAGGACCTGGCGGGCAAGAACGGGTTGCCGGTTTAA
- the trpS gene encoding tryptophan--tRNA ligase, with translation MAFTQRVFSGVQPTGNLHLGNYLGAIVNFVKLQETHNCIYCVVDMHAVTVPISVWGGPDELRRNTREVTAAFIASGIDPKKQIIFNQSQVSGHAELAWIFNCVARLGWLNRMTQFKEKAGKDRENASVGLYDYPVLMAADILLYRATHVPVGEDQKQHLELCRDISQKFNNDFSESIAAQGHDGPYFPMPEPVITGPATRVMSLRDGTKKMSKSDASDNSRINLTDDADTIAQKIRKAKTDPEPLPSEEKGLEPRPEADNLVGIYAALSNRSKADILTEFGGAQFSGFKSSLVDLAVEKLSPIAGEMKRLTTSDLTYVDQVLADGGERASVIAAETIKSVKDIIGFVHKR, from the coding sequence ATGGCTTTTACTCAACGGGTCTTTTCGGGCGTCCAGCCGACGGGCAATCTGCACCTCGGCAACTATCTCGGCGCGATCGTGAATTTCGTCAAACTGCAGGAGACGCATAATTGCATCTACTGCGTGGTCGATATGCATGCCGTCACCGTGCCGATTTCCGTGTGGGGCGGCCCGGATGAATTGCGCCGCAACACCCGTGAAGTGACCGCCGCCTTCATCGCCTCGGGCATCGATCCGAAGAAGCAGATCATCTTCAACCAGAGCCAGGTTTCCGGCCATGCCGAGCTGGCCTGGATCTTCAACTGCGTCGCCCGCCTCGGCTGGCTGAACCGCATGACCCAGTTCAAGGAAAAGGCCGGCAAGGACCGCGAAAACGCGTCCGTGGGTCTCTACGACTATCCGGTGCTGATGGCTGCGGACATTCTGCTGTATCGCGCCACGCACGTTCCGGTCGGCGAGGACCAGAAGCAGCATCTCGAACTGTGCCGCGACATCTCGCAGAAGTTCAACAACGACTTCTCCGAATCCATCGCAGCGCAAGGGCATGACGGCCCTTACTTCCCGATGCCGGAGCCTGTCATCACCGGACCGGCGACTCGGGTGATGAGCCTGCGCGACGGCACCAAGAAGATGTCGAAGTCGGACGCGTCGGACAATTCGCGCATCAACCTCACCGACGATGCGGACACCATCGCGCAGAAGATCCGCAAGGCGAAGACCGATCCGGAACCATTGCCGTCAGAAGAGAAGGGCCTTGAGCCACGTCCGGAAGCCGACAATCTCGTCGGCATCTATGCGGCACTGTCCAACCGGTCGAAGGCTGACATTCTCACAGAATTCGGCGGCGCGCAGTTTTCGGGCTTCAAATCGAGCCTGGTCGATCTCGCTGTCGAAAAACTGTCACCTATCGCCGGCGAGATGAAGCGGCTGACGACATCCGATCTGACCTATGTCGATCAGGTTCTGGCCGATGGCGGCGAACGCGCTAGCGTCATTGCCGCCGAAACCATCAAGTCCGTGAAGGACATCATCGGCTTCGTCCACAAGCGGTAA
- the tsaB gene encoding tRNA (adenosine(37)-N6)-threonylcarbamoyltransferase complex dimerization subunit type 1 TsaB, with protein sequence MLILAIDTALDACAAGILDTRTSKLIAHESMSMKRGHAEALMPLLGRIMAGSGIAFADLDRIAVTTGPGSFTGLRVGLSAARGLGLAANKPVVGITTLTAYAAPVVSENMDAPVIAAIDARHDHVYFQAVSGNGTSLVRPGVIPIHEALEAAQFGAPYLVGNAAEIIAARWPSDAPAPLRVDMQPAPEISWVAWLGAAVNPETALARPYYLRAPDAKPQSSLMQQAALGAS encoded by the coding sequence ATGTTGATCCTTGCCATTGATACCGCCCTTGACGCCTGCGCCGCAGGCATCCTCGACACCCGCACCAGCAAGCTCATTGCGCATGAGTCCATGTCGATGAAGCGCGGTCACGCCGAGGCGCTGATGCCGTTGCTCGGGCGCATCATGGCGGGCTCTGGCATCGCCTTCGCCGACCTCGACCGCATTGCCGTCACCACTGGTCCGGGCAGCTTTACCGGCCTGCGCGTTGGCCTGTCGGCGGCACGGGGCCTCGGCCTGGCGGCCAACAAGCCGGTGGTCGGCATCACCACACTAACGGCCTATGCAGCGCCCGTCGTCAGCGAGAACATGGATGCGCCTGTCATTGCCGCCATCGATGCCCGGCATGACCATGTCTATTTCCAGGCCGTCAGCGGTAACGGCACCTCACTGGTGCGGCCGGGCGTCATCCCCATCCACGAGGCCCTTGAGGCCGCACAGTTCGGCGCGCCGTATCTGGTCGGAAATGCCGCCGAGATCATTGCCGCACGCTGGCCGTCCGACGCGCCGGCGCCGTTGCGTGTTGACATGCAACCCGCTCCCGAAATCTCATGGGTGGCATGGCTTGGCGCCGCGGTGAATCCGGAAACCGCGCTGGCGCGTCCCTATTATCTGCGCGCACCCGATGCCAAGCCGCAAAGCAGCCTGATGCAGCAGGCCGCACTAGGCGCATCATGA
- a CDS encoding serine hydrolase domain-containing protein: MSVQVEIDRILQQATETGAIPGAVAVAATPSEVIYQGALGKRDASKDTTMTPDSVFWIASMTKAITAAAAMQLVEQGKLTLDAPLATVLRDLAETQVLDGFDSEGTPKLRPPRQPITLRHLLTHTAGFCYDMWNGDMVRYLETTGIPPFRSGLNAAMKVPIMRDPGTRWEYGTNIDFVGKVVEAVSGERLDAYFQNHLLAPLEMTDTAFVIGGDQRKRLVAMHSRGADGALSPIPFEIKQDPEFFAGGGGLYGTAPDYIKFTQMMLNNGTGNGNRILKPETVALMSQNHIGELNMTPMASAVPTASNNVDFLPGIDKKYGLSFMINTAQSAEGRSAGSLAWAGLANTYYWIDPARDITGVIMMQVLPFADSTCLKVFSDFERAVYAELHAKKAA; the protein is encoded by the coding sequence ATGTCAGTTCAAGTCGAGATTGACCGGATTCTGCAGCAGGCCACCGAAACAGGTGCCATTCCCGGTGCTGTGGCGGTGGCTGCGACGCCGAGCGAGGTCATCTACCAGGGGGCGCTGGGCAAGCGTGACGCATCCAAAGATACCACCATGACACCAGACAGCGTGTTCTGGATCGCGTCCATGACTAAGGCGATTACGGCTGCTGCAGCGATGCAGCTGGTGGAGCAGGGCAAATTGACGCTGGATGCACCGCTGGCGACCGTGCTTCGGGATCTCGCGGAGACGCAGGTGCTGGATGGTTTCGACAGCGAAGGCACTCCGAAACTACGTCCGCCGCGCCAACCGATCACCTTGCGGCATCTGCTGACCCACACCGCCGGCTTCTGTTACGACATGTGGAACGGCGACATGGTGCGCTATCTTGAGACAACCGGCATTCCGCCGTTTCGCTCCGGACTGAACGCCGCCATGAAGGTGCCGATCATGCGCGATCCCGGAACCCGCTGGGAGTACGGCACCAATATCGACTTCGTCGGCAAGGTCGTCGAGGCCGTTAGCGGCGAACGCCTGGACGCCTATTTCCAGAACCATTTGCTGGCGCCACTTGAGATGACCGACACCGCCTTCGTGATTGGCGGCGACCAGCGCAAGCGCCTTGTTGCCATGCACAGCCGCGGCGCCGACGGTGCACTGAGCCCGATCCCGTTCGAGATCAAACAGGATCCGGAATTCTTCGCCGGTGGCGGGGGGCTCTATGGCACTGCCCCCGACTACATCAAGTTTACGCAAATGATGCTGAATAACGGGACCGGAAACGGCAATCGGATATTAAAGCCAGAGACCGTCGCGCTGATGAGCCAAAACCACATCGGCGAACTCAACATGACGCCGATGGCTTCAGCGGTACCGACCGCCAGTAACAATGTCGACTTCCTTCCGGGCATCGACAAGAAATACGGGCTCAGCTTCATGATCAATACGGCGCAGTCAGCCGAAGGCCGCAGCGCCGGCAGCCTTGCCTGGGCCGGACTCGCCAACACCTATTACTGGATAGATCCGGCGCGAGATATCACCGGCGTCATCATGATGCAGGTGCTGCCGTTTGCGGATTCGACTTGTTTAAAGGTGTTTTCGGATTTCGAACGCGCCGTTTATGCGGAGCTGCATGCGAAGAAGGCGGCGTGA
- the murJ gene encoding murein biosynthesis integral membrane protein MurJ, producing the protein MIRSILTVSTGTLASRLLGFARDAMVAALLGAGPIADAFLVAFQLVNVIRRLLTEGALNAALIPAWLRIQTTQGAVAATAFAGRVLGTISVALMVATILIGFAMPLVIALLAPGFVGQPTLQLAVDNARLMLPYLAFAGPVTVMMGLLNAQQRFAVTAFSPLLFNIALIAVMALLLVWRQEPDTAAMAMAATMGIAGLLQLLMLILRKSGGNLAAPLRLSLDGEMRGFFRKALPGMVANSGPQLLIVTGAIIASTTSAAVSWLYFANRLIELPLGIVGTAMGTVLVPALTRAVRSDDQAAIAQAESRGFELAIGLALPATLGLMILSHLIVQCLFQHGAFGASDTVSTASALIWLALGLPAQVLVKALSPAFFAREDTTTPLLATLVGLLVAIISALVLNRPFGASGIAAAIALAAWSSAAFLIVRSAAAFGFSLDHDAKRRLPIIVLSSLAMGGLLWLAAHLVLPWTAQAHGLVRASLLGLLIVGGLAIYAALLTLTGAVRWAEVRGALKRSPAAG; encoded by the coding sequence ATGATCCGTTCCATCCTGACCGTTTCCACGGGCACTTTGGCGTCGCGATTGCTGGGCTTTGCCCGCGACGCAATGGTGGCTGCGCTGCTCGGTGCAGGCCCGATCGCGGATGCTTTTCTGGTCGCATTTCAGCTCGTCAATGTAATCCGGCGGCTGCTCACCGAGGGCGCGCTGAACGCCGCGCTGATTCCGGCCTGGCTGCGCATCCAGACGACGCAGGGCGCTGTCGCAGCCACAGCTTTTGCGGGTCGTGTGCTCGGCACCATCAGCGTTGCGCTGATGGTCGCGACGATCCTGATCGGCTTTGCGATGCCGCTCGTGATCGCGCTGCTTGCCCCGGGTTTCGTCGGCCAACCGACGCTGCAACTCGCCGTCGACAATGCGCGATTGATGCTGCCCTATCTGGCCTTTGCCGGCCCCGTCACTGTCATGATGGGACTGCTGAACGCGCAACAACGCTTCGCGGTGACCGCATTTTCGCCGCTGCTCTTCAACATCGCCCTGATCGCCGTCATGGCCCTACTGCTAGTGTGGCGGCAAGAGCCAGACACTGCCGCTATGGCCATGGCGGCCACTATGGGCATTGCCGGGCTGCTGCAATTGCTGATGCTGATCTTGCGGAAATCTGGCGGCAATCTTGCGGCGCCTTTGCGGCTGTCGCTCGATGGCGAGATGCGCGGCTTCTTCCGCAAGGCGTTGCCTGGCATGGTCGCCAATTCCGGGCCGCAGCTTCTCATCGTCACCGGCGCAATCATCGCATCGACGACTTCGGCTGCCGTGTCGTGGCTGTATTTCGCGAACCGCCTGATTGAACTGCCGCTCGGCATCGTCGGCACGGCCATGGGCACTGTGCTGGTCCCCGCATTGACGCGCGCCGTGCGATCAGACGATCAAGCCGCCATCGCGCAGGCGGAATCGCGCGGGTTTGAACTCGCGATCGGCCTCGCATTGCCGGCTACGCTCGGACTGATGATATTGAGCCATCTCATCGTGCAGTGCCTGTTTCAACACGGCGCGTTCGGCGCGAGCGACACGGTCTCGACTGCAAGTGCGCTGATATGGTTGGCGCTGGGCTTGCCCGCTCAGGTGCTTGTGAAAGCTCTGTCGCCCGCCTTCTTCGCCCGCGAGGACACGACGACGCCGCTGCTGGCGACGCTCGTCGGCCTGCTCGTCGCGATCATCTCCGCACTGGTTTTGAATAGGCCATTCGGTGCGAGCGGCATCGCGGCGGCGATCGCTCTGGCGGCGTGGAGCAGCGCGGCCTTTTTGATCGTCCGGAGTGCAGCAGCTTTCGGCTTCTCACTCGACCATGATGCAAAACGCCGGCTGCCGATCATCGTGCTGTCGTCGCTGGCGATGGGCGGCCTGCTATGGCTCGCCGCGCATCTTGTCTTGCCCTGGACGGCGCAGGCGCACGGCCTGGTACGAGCGAGCTTGCTCGGCCTCCTGATCGTTGGCGGGCTGGCAATCTACGCCGCGTTACTGACGCTGACGGGGGCCGTGCGCTGGGCCGAGGTCCGCGGCGCCCTCAAGCGATCACCGGCGGCCGGCTAG
- a CDS encoding NAD-dependent succinate-semialdehyde dehydrogenase translates to MSPTSAARQSTAPSLRDRLKDPSLLRDKCYIDGAWVGTGETSVTNPVNEIEIAKVPNMGAKETTQAVEAAEKAFPAWAKFTAKQRSNILRKWFELIIANREDLALILTTEQGKPLAEALGEVDIGAAYIEFFAEEARRVYGETIPTQRADARLLAIKQPIGVCGAITPWNFPNSMITRKVSPALAAGCTVVIKPANETPLSALALAELAERAGVPKGVLNIITGDASAIGLVLCEHPAVRFVGFTGSTNVGKILYKQASVGVKKLGLELGGNAPFVVFDDADIDAAVEGAIVSKYRNMGQTCVCANRLYAQDAIYDRFVEKLAKKVAAMKVGDGTEQGITQGPLINEKAIEKVERHIADAVKGGARIVTGGKRHALGGTFFEPTVLANVKPDALVSQEETFGPLAPVFRFKDEADVIAMCNASPFGLASYFYSRDLGRVWRVAEALESGMVGVNTGLITTEVAPFGGVKESGLGREGSHHGMEEYVEIKYIMMSGI, encoded by the coding sequence ATGTCACCGACCTCAGCCGCACGCCAGTCCACCGCCCCTTCGCTGCGCGACCGCCTCAAGGACCCCTCGCTGCTGCGCGACAAGTGCTATATCGACGGCGCTTGGGTCGGCACCGGCGAGACCTCGGTGACCAATCCGGTCAATGAGATTGAAATTGCCAAGGTGCCCAATATGGGCGCCAAGGAAACGACGCAGGCTGTCGAGGCCGCCGAAAAGGCGTTTCCGGCCTGGGCCAAGTTCACCGCCAAGCAGCGCTCCAACATCCTGCGCAAGTGGTTCGAGCTGATCATCGCCAACCGCGAGGATCTCGCGCTGATCCTGACCACCGAGCAGGGCAAGCCGCTGGCGGAAGCGTTGGGCGAGGTCGATATCGGTGCCGCCTATATCGAATTCTTCGCTGAGGAAGCCCGCCGCGTCTATGGCGAGACCATCCCGACCCAGCGTGCCGATGCACGCCTGTTGGCGATCAAGCAGCCGATCGGCGTTTGCGGCGCGATCACGCCGTGGAATTTCCCGAACTCGATGATCACCCGCAAGGTGTCACCGGCGCTGGCCGCCGGTTGCACCGTGGTGATCAAGCCTGCCAACGAGACGCCGCTGTCGGCGCTCGCGCTGGCTGAACTCGCCGAGCGTGCCGGCGTGCCGAAGGGTGTGCTGAACATCATCACCGGCGACGCATCGGCGATCGGCCTCGTGCTCTGCGAACATCCTGCGGTGCGTTTCGTCGGCTTCACCGGCTCCACCAATGTCGGCAAGATCCTCTACAAGCAGGCTTCGGTCGGCGTGAAGAAGCTCGGCCTTGAACTCGGCGGCAATGCGCCCTTCGTGGTGTTCGACGATGCCGACATCGACGCCGCCGTCGAAGGCGCGATCGTGTCGAAGTATCGCAACATGGGCCAGACCTGTGTCTGCGCCAATCGCCTCTACGCTCAGGACGCCATCTACGATCGGTTCGTCGAGAAGCTGGCGAAGAAGGTTGCGGCCATGAAGGTCGGCGACGGCACCGAGCAAGGCATCACCCAAGGCCCGCTGATCAACGAAAAGGCGATCGAGAAAGTCGAGCGTCACATCGCTGATGCCGTGAAGGGCGGCGCAAGGATCGTCACCGGCGGCAAGCGCCATGCGCTCGGTGGTACGTTCTTCGAGCCGACGGTGCTCGCCAATGTGAAGCCGGATGCGCTGGTCTCGCAGGAAGAAACCTTCGGCCCGCTGGCGCCGGTGTTCCGTTTCAAGGACGAAGCCGACGTCATCGCCATGTGCAACGCCTCGCCGTTCGGTCTGGCATCGTACTTCTATTCGCGTGATCTTGGCCGTGTCTGGCGTGTTGCGGAAGCGCTGGAGTCCGGCATGGTCGGCGTTAATACCGGCCTCATCACCACCGAAGTCGCTCCGTTCGGTGGTGTGAAGGAGTCGGGTTTGGGCCGCGAAGGCTCGCATCACGGCATGGAAGAATATGTTGAGATCAAATACATCATGATGTCAGGGATCTGA
- a CDS encoding universal stress protein codes for MSTQRRSYESGHKPKCLVVVDDSEEWDRAVYYASRWAIRVGGGVVMLRIIDTEDRNQQWLGVADVMKAEAEEGANAALDRASGRANGIAAITPERVIREGDPTEQILDVIDKDVDISMLVLAASAGAEGPGPIVTMMAKLVGSFPVPVVIVSGALSDLDIDALS; via the coding sequence ATGAGCACCCAGCGACGTAGTTATGAAAGCGGCCACAAGCCAAAATGCCTCGTGGTCGTCGATGACAGCGAGGAATGGGACCGCGCAGTGTATTACGCCAGTCGCTGGGCCATTCGTGTCGGTGGCGGCGTGGTAATGCTGCGCATCATCGACACCGAAGATCGCAACCAGCAGTGGCTGGGCGTTGCCGATGTCATGAAAGCGGAAGCCGAAGAAGGTGCCAATGCCGCGCTGGACCGCGCCTCGGGCCGCGCCAATGGCATCGCCGCCATCACCCCTGAACGCGTGATCCGCGAGGGTGATCCCACCGAGCAAATCCTCGACGTAATCGACAAGGACGTCGACATTTCCATGCTGGTGCTGGCTGCATCGGCCGGCGCGGAAGGCCCCGGCCCGATCGTCACCATGATGGCCAAGCTAGTCGGCTCGTTTCCGGTGCCGGTCGTCATCGTGTCGGGCGCCCTGAGCGACCTCGACATCGACGCCCTGTCGTAA
- a CDS encoding NifU family protein, protein MFIQTEATPNPATLKFIPGRDVLDSGTMEFTSPEAATRSPLAEKLFAVKGVTSVFYGSDFVTVTKDDSDWQHLKPAILGAIMEHYMSGAPLMADGSVKGDVISDDEAEFFNEADAETVDTIKNLIETRVRPAVANDGGDITFRGFKDGIVYLNMKGSCAGCPSSTATLQHGIQNLLKHFVPDVVEVRPM, encoded by the coding sequence ATGTTCATCCAGACCGAAGCTACCCCCAATCCCGCCACGCTGAAGTTCATTCCCGGCCGCGACGTGCTCGACAGCGGCACCATGGAATTCACCTCACCGGAAGCCGCCACGCGTTCCCCGCTGGCCGAAAAGCTGTTCGCCGTGAAGGGCGTCACCAGCGTGTTCTACGGTTCCGACTTCGTCACCGTGACCAAGGACGACAGCGACTGGCAGCACCTCAAGCCGGCAATCCTCGGCGCCATCATGGAGCACTACATGTCCGGCGCGCCGCTGATGGCCGACGGCAGTGTGAAGGGCGACGTGATCTCCGACGACGAGGCCGAGTTCTTCAACGAGGCTGACGCCGAGACGGTCGATACGATCAAGAACCTGATCGAGACCCGCGTGCGCCCGGCCGTTGCCAATGACGGTGGCGATATCACTTTCCGCGGCTTCAAGGACGGCATCGTCTATCTGAACATGAAGGGCTCCTGCGCCGGCTGCCCGTCATCGACAGCGACCCTGCAGCACGGCATCCAGAACCTGCTGAAGCACTTCGTGCCTGACGTTGTCGAAGTCCGCCCGATGTAA
- the rimI gene encoding ribosomal protein S18-alanine N-acetyltransferase: MPAWWLRLFSHGNAVVEPATLRDARQLAQLHAASFHRGWGAGEFEQMLREQNTLVHRLKLRGHLIGFAVSRIAADEAEILSIAVSPAHRGRGLSRDLFLTHLGHLAGRGVRTVFLEVEENNQPARRLYVRTGFAVAGRRERYYKEADGAELNALVMRRDLS; encoded by the coding sequence ATGCCGGCCTGGTGGCTGCGCCTGTTCAGCCACGGCAATGCTGTGGTCGAGCCCGCAACATTACGCGACGCGCGACAACTCGCGCAGTTGCATGCCGCGTCCTTCCATCGCGGTTGGGGTGCCGGAGAATTCGAACAGATGCTGCGCGAACAAAACACCCTCGTGCATCGGCTCAAACTGCGCGGCCACCTCATCGGCTTCGCCGTCTCACGAATCGCGGCCGACGAAGCCGAGATTCTCTCCATCGCCGTATCGCCCGCTCATCGCGGCCGCGGCCTGTCGCGCGACCTGTTCCTCACCCATCTCGGTCATCTGGCCGGTCGCGGCGTGCGTACCGTGTTCCTCGAAGTCGAGGAAAACAATCAACCGGCGCGGCGGCTTTATGTCAGAACCGGCTTCGCAGTCGCGGGACGCCGCGAACGCTACTACAAGGAAGCGGATGGAGCGGAATTGAATGCGCTGGTGATGCGGCGCGACTTGTCCTGA
- a CDS encoding PAS domain-containing methyl-accepting chemotaxis protein: protein MLHWLSSSEAREGWALAAAIKKSQAVIEFSADGTILGANQNFLSALGYTLEEIVGKNHSMFVTPEMKSSAEYRTFWNNLNRGEYQAGEFKRLGKGGKEVWIQGSYNPILGNDGKPLKIVKFAMDTTAVKIRSMDDAGKIAAIGRSQAVIEFKLDGTIVTANDLFLNVMGYNLAEIEGRHHSMFVDPATRDGAAYREFWASLNRGEYQAAEYKRIGKNGKEVWILATYNPILDETGRPIKVVKFASDVTEQKLRTANFSGQIEAICKSQAVIEFSMDGIVLSANENFLGVLGYALSEIQGKHHSMFVVPSERDGADYREFWAALKRGNYQAAEYQRIGKGGKQVWIQASYNPILDLNGKPYKVVKYATDTTAQVIARMKSERVRAMMESVAAGAEELNASVREISEAMMKSKTTAMSAVGKVELADDQAQRLSTAAQAMSGIVELIGNITGQINLLALNATIESARAGEAGRGFAVVASEVKNLANQAKQATDKIASEIGSLNGISSDVVDALNAIKQEIQNVSEYVTATAAAVEEQSTVTNEMSSSMQRAAEEAASIGR from the coding sequence ATGCTGCATTGGTTGAGCAGTTCAGAGGCGCGCGAGGGGTGGGCCCTGGCGGCAGCGATCAAAAAATCGCAAGCGGTGATCGAGTTCAGCGCTGACGGCACGATCCTCGGAGCCAATCAAAACTTCCTGTCCGCCCTTGGATATACGCTGGAAGAAATCGTCGGCAAGAACCACAGCATGTTCGTGACGCCGGAGATGAAGAGCAGCGCGGAATATCGCACGTTCTGGAACAACCTCAATCGCGGCGAGTATCAGGCCGGCGAGTTCAAGCGTCTCGGCAAAGGTGGCAAGGAAGTCTGGATCCAGGGTTCCTACAACCCGATCCTTGGGAATGATGGCAAGCCCCTCAAAATCGTCAAGTTTGCCATGGATACAACTGCAGTGAAAATCCGCAGCATGGATGATGCCGGCAAGATCGCGGCCATCGGTCGTTCGCAGGCTGTCATCGAGTTCAAGCTCGATGGGACGATTGTCACGGCCAATGACTTGTTCTTGAATGTCATGGGTTACAATCTCGCGGAAATCGAAGGCAGACATCACAGCATGTTTGTCGATCCTGCAACCCGCGACGGCGCGGCCTATCGCGAATTCTGGGCCAGCCTCAATCGTGGTGAATATCAGGCCGCCGAATATAAGCGGATCGGCAAGAACGGCAAAGAGGTCTGGATTCTCGCGACCTACAATCCAATCCTTGATGAGACAGGCCGGCCAATCAAAGTGGTCAAGTTCGCGTCCGACGTCACCGAACAGAAGCTGCGCACGGCGAACTTCTCAGGTCAGATTGAGGCCATCTGCAAGTCGCAGGCCGTGATCGAATTTAGCATGGATGGCATCGTTCTTAGCGCCAACGAGAATTTTCTGGGCGTGCTCGGCTACGCACTCTCGGAAATACAGGGCAAGCACCACAGTATGTTCGTTGTGCCGAGTGAGCGTGATGGTGCGGACTATCGCGAATTCTGGGCGGCGCTCAAGCGGGGTAACTATCAGGCAGCGGAGTACCAGCGGATCGGTAAGGGCGGCAAACAAGTCTGGATACAGGCTTCGTACAATCCGATCCTCGATCTCAATGGCAAGCCCTACAAGGTCGTGAAGTATGCCACCGACACCACGGCGCAGGTGATCGCGCGCATGAAGAGCGAACGCGTGCGCGCGATGATGGAATCGGTCGCCGCCGGCGCCGAGGAACTGAACGCGTCCGTGCGCGAAATCTCTGAAGCGATGATGAAATCAAAGACCACGGCGATGTCTGCCGTGGGCAAGGTCGAGTTGGCGGACGATCAAGCGCAGCGTCTTAGCACGGCAGCGCAGGCGATGAGCGGGATCGTTGAGCTGATTGGCAACATCACCGGACAAATCAATCTGTTGGCGCTGAACGCCACCATCGAATCGGCGCGTGCCGGTGAGGCCGGTCGTGGCTTTGCGGTCGTTGCATCGGAGGTGAAAAATCTGGCCAACCAGGCCAAGCAGGCGACCGATAAGATCGCCAGTGAGATCGGAAGCCTCAATGGCATTTCGAGCGATGTGGTCGATGCGCTGAACGCGATCAAGCAGGAAATCCAGAACGTCAGCGAATATGTCACTGCAACGGCCGCTGCGGTTGAAGAGCAGAGCACGGTGACGAACGAGATGTCATCGAGCATGCAGCGCGCCGCAGAAGAAGCCGCAAGCATCGGCCGCTAA